In Arsenophonus sp. aPb, one DNA window encodes the following:
- a CDS encoding 4Fe-4S binding protein: MANDKQDESYYRAFMSHRYVSRRGLLRGLFSASKTLTPDRTNQTIARQVGRPPQAINETDFLQRCIGCDKCRQACPYGLISINHNLAEINIDFCCCTTDNCLACTLVCPTGALNQQIKPDTALWPDIAQSCFGRHDNSCRLCVHDCPQQALSFSAENWLIIDEIKCDGCGQCQIACIHGLLTLKPGQPQLTQI, translated from the coding sequence ATGGCAAATGATAAACAAGATGAAAGCTACTATCGTGCATTCATGTCACATCGTTATGTTAGCCGTCGCGGATTGCTGCGAGGATTATTTAGCGCCAGTAAGACACTTACCCCTGACCGCACCAATCAGACTATCGCTCGACAAGTTGGCCGCCCACCACAAGCGATTAATGAAACTGATTTTCTGCAACGATGTATTGGCTGCGACAAATGCCGGCAAGCTTGCCCCTATGGCCTAATCTCAATTAATCATAATTTGGCTGAGATCAATATCGATTTTTGCTGCTGCACGACCGACAACTGTCTTGCCTGTACGCTGGTTTGCCCTACCGGCGCGCTCAATCAGCAAATAAAACCCGATACCGCACTTTGGCCGGATATCGCTCAATCTTGTTTTGGTCGCCATGATAACAGTTGCCGTTTATGTGTTCATGATTGCCCACAACAGGCGCTCTCGTTTTCAGCAGAAAATTGGCTGATAATTGATGAAATAAAGTGTGATGGCTGCGGTCAATGTCAAATTGCTTGCATACATGGATTGTTGACCCTAAAACCGGGTCAACCACAATTGACTCAAATTTAA
- a CDS encoding DUF465 domain-containing protein, whose product MLLSDQELFSHLKRFHPRFQSLFEKHHQLDKQITELEGPNGAGYNDKVIKLKKEKLHLKDEMQRIIHQQIRLK is encoded by the coding sequence ATGTTGCTGTCCGATCAAGAGTTATTTTCTCACCTAAAACGCTTTCATCCACGCTTCCAATCACTATTTGAAAAACACCATCAACTGGATAAACAGATTACTGAATTAGAAGGCCCAAATGGCGCAGGCTATAATGATAAAGTCATCAAATTAAAAAAAGAAAAGCTTCATTTAAAAGATGAAATGCAGCGTATTATTCACCAACAAATTAGACTTAAATAA
- a CDS encoding acetyltransferase: MHIKRATTSDFAQLILIWENSVRATHDFLPEKMIATLRPLILNNYLPNLQVYMSVDEQNSITGFMAIEQNRLEMLFIAPTSRRKGIGKALLQYAVTHFAVNEVDVNEQNKQAIDFYQRQGFKVYDRSELDGEGNPFPLLHLRLGDSNIGNLENRVSAAN, translated from the coding sequence ATGCATATTAAACGGGCAACCACCAGCGACTTTGCTCAATTAATCCTAATTTGGGAAAATTCGGTACGGGCGACTCATGATTTTCTGCCAGAAAAAATGATCGCCACGTTACGTCCACTAATTTTAAATAATTATCTACCTAATTTGCAGGTTTACATGTCAGTGGATGAGCAAAATAGTATTACCGGTTTTATGGCTATTGAACAAAATCGGTTAGAAATGCTATTTATCGCGCCTACTTCACGCAGAAAGGGCATTGGCAAAGCACTACTGCAATATGCGGTAACCCATTTCGCTGTCAATGAAGTGGATGTTAATGAGCAAAATAAACAAGCGATAGATTTTTATCAACGGCAAGGTTTTAAGGTTTATGATCGCTCCGAATTAGATGGCGAAGGCAATCCTTTTCCACTATTACATCTGCGGCTGGGAGATTCTAATATTGGCAATCTGGAAAACAGGGTTTCGGCTGCAAATTGA
- the eco gene encoding serine protease inhibitor ecotin: MNKYTFPLLAMILTSPYTMANDDLTKIAPYPTAEKDMQRYVIQLAKKENENNFMVELVIGKSMLVDCNHHWFGGDFEKKELKGWGYDYYELKKVSGPAATLMACPDKQQTKKFITTHLGDGNIVRYNSKLPIVVYVPKDMEVKYRIWSAPEKLNSAEIK, encoded by the coding sequence ATGAATAAATATACCTTTCCATTACTGGCAATGATCCTAACATCACCCTATACGATGGCAAATGATGATTTGACCAAAATAGCACCATACCCAACCGCTGAGAAAGATATGCAGCGTTATGTTATTCAGCTCGCCAAAAAAGAAAATGAAAATAATTTTATGGTGGAACTGGTCATTGGTAAATCCATGCTGGTAGATTGTAATCACCATTGGTTTGGTGGGGATTTTGAGAAAAAAGAGCTGAAAGGTTGGGGTTATGACTATTACGAATTAAAAAAAGTATCCGGTCCAGCGGCAACCTTAATGGCTTGCCCAGATAAACAGCAAACCAAGAAGTTTATTACCACTCATCTCGGTGATGGCAATATTGTTCGCTATAATAGTAAATTACCGATTGTGGTATATGTTCCGAAGGATATGGAAGTAAAATATCGCATATGGTCAGCACCGGAAAAATTAAATAGTGCAGAGATCAAATAA
- the sctB gene encoding type III secretion system translocon subunit SctB has protein sequence MATINNMQHRPLANTHDAAPVVKSTATKKSEAVNKVEIQTLPKTQPTAKQSTDSVKLAAPKLDLINASQLLSTATQMMDCIALLVKAQQQVRQSNDAVATNQATAAAESQKKQAQEMDKNSDWQLALSIVSGVLNFGMTALSAISAFKANKTQQQKNTLQQSINERTELVKTKTSQLKDKTLSVKQKDNLKVEIAKLKDLNKADNLQLKTLNDASAASQKWFDLANSALQQGSSLVDKFSGAKEIKTQQTVTQEQVKENSAQQVQQKSRNETDYLNGLSTKLNQLMIQLSQGQSQALRAATPAA, from the coding sequence ATGGCTACTATCAATAATATGCAACACCGTCCACTGGCTAATACTCACGATGCCGCACCCGTGGTAAAGAGTACAGCGACAAAAAAAAGTGAGGCTGTAAACAAAGTTGAGATACAGACGTTACCAAAAACTCAGCCAACGGCAAAACAATCAACTGACAGTGTCAAATTAGCCGCGCCTAAATTGGATCTAATTAATGCCAGTCAATTGTTAAGTACTGCCACGCAAATGATGGATTGTATTGCTTTGCTGGTTAAAGCCCAGCAACAGGTACGCCAATCAAATGATGCCGTTGCCACTAATCAGGCTACCGCGGCAGCAGAAAGTCAGAAAAAACAAGCGCAGGAGATGGACAAAAACTCGGATTGGCAGTTAGCCTTATCCATTGTTTCCGGGGTATTAAACTTTGGCATGACAGCATTAAGTGCGATATCGGCTTTTAAAGCCAATAAAACCCAGCAGCAGAAAAATACGTTACAGCAATCAATTAATGAACGTACCGAACTGGTTAAGACCAAAACTAGCCAACTGAAAGATAAAACATTATCAGTCAAGCAAAAAGATAATTTGAAAGTTGAAATAGCTAAATTAAAGGATCTGAATAAAGCTGATAACCTGCAATTGAAAACGTTGAATGATGCTAGCGCTGCGAGTCAAAAGTGGTTTGATTTAGCTAACTCGGCACTTCAGCAAGGAAGCTCATTGGTTGATAAATTTAGTGGCGCAAAGGAGATAAAAACTCAACAGACCGTCACGCAAGAACAAGTTAAAGAAAATAGTGCTCAGCAAGTGCAGCAAAAGAGTCGTAATGAAACAGATTATTTGAATGGTTTAAGCACTAAACTTAACCAGTTGATGATTCAGCTTTCTCAAGGGCAATCTCAGGCATTACGGGCTGCCACTCCGGCTGCTTAA
- a CDS encoding type III secretion system chaperone: MDVKDCIDRIFGQFSQKYQLPLLTLNQEGIAALRFDEKLQVCCIFLQEQELLALQIDIADLSDVSEGIFRQLASFNRYWYQFNLHFGFDESSLKIQLYSQITIANLTLDKFEYRLTSILDHAEFWQELLCEPVKKSVYKGQFQGMKV; encoded by the coding sequence ATGGATGTTAAAGATTGCATTGATCGGATTTTTGGCCAGTTTAGTCAGAAATATCAATTACCGCTATTGACGCTTAATCAAGAAGGAATTGCGGCGTTACGCTTTGATGAAAAATTACAGGTTTGTTGTATTTTTCTGCAGGAACAAGAATTGCTTGCGTTGCAGATAGATATTGCTGATTTATCAGATGTGAGTGAGGGAATTTTTCGTCAGTTAGCAAGCTTTAATCGTTATTGGTATCAATTTAATCTGCATTTTGGTTTCGACGAAAGCAGTTTAAAAATACAATTATATAGTCAAATAACGATTGCCAATTTGACATTAGATAAATTTGAATATCGATTGACGTCAATACTCGATCATGCTGAATTTTGGCAGGAATTATTGTGTGAACCGGTAAAAAAGTCAGTTTATAAAGGTCAATTTCAAGGAATGAAGGTGTAA
- a CDS encoding universal stress protein, whose protein sequence is MYNKILVPIDIVEDELNQKVIKHVETLVSFNQSNKPEVHFLSVLPNLEIFFGIEIAALPESQQDCQERSRVALELLKQIIKKVNIPPKQITYKIGIGPTKEEILSYASDIDADLILIASHSPNSSSYLLGSTAASIVRHAKITVLVAR, encoded by the coding sequence ATGTATAATAAGATCTTAGTTCCTATCGATATTGTTGAGGATGAATTAAATCAGAAAGTGATTAAGCATGTTGAAACGCTGGTTTCGTTTAACCAATCCAACAAGCCAGAAGTCCACTTCCTATCTGTGCTACCAAATTTAGAAATATTTTTTGGTATTGAAATTGCAGCCTTACCAGAAAGTCAACAAGATTGCCAAGAACGCAGCCGAGTGGCACTCGAACTACTAAAACAGATCATCAAAAAAGTAAACATTCCTCCTAAGCAAATTACCTACAAAATTGGCATTGGCCCGACAAAAGAGGAAATTCTAAGTTATGCGTCAGATATTGACGCCGATTTAATTCTTATTGCCTCTCATAGCCCCAATTCTTCTAGCTACCTACTAGGATCAACTGCAGCTAGCATTGTTCGTCATGCAAAAATAACGGTTTTAGTGGCTCGCTAA
- a CDS encoding YscW family type III secretion system pilotin, whose protein sequence is MKHYAILVAIGCLTGCIHYQPNDPLQTIVTGKVTMPVRLYKTAEVNIRFYAQTNGRLLLINQLQYRLNLLPLAFTFTAPEIYQAQQKIYLQATLAWSDSQFIQAIYQQVIENEKKLTINLQPKPCFPDCQY, encoded by the coding sequence ATGAAGCATTATGCCATATTGGTTGCTATAGGCTGTTTAACCGGCTGTATTCATTATCAGCCGAATGATCCGTTACAAACGATTGTAACGGGTAAAGTTACGATGCCGGTGCGATTGTATAAAACAGCAGAGGTTAATATTCGCTTTTACGCCCAAACTAATGGGCGGTTATTGCTCATTAACCAGTTACAATACCGTTTGAATTTACTACCGCTCGCTTTTACTTTTACTGCACCTGAAATCTACCAAGCGCAACAAAAAATTTATCTACAGGCAACCTTAGCCTGGTCGGATAGTCAATTTATTCAAGCAATTTATCAGCAAGTTATTGAGAATGAAAAAAAGCTCACTATCAATTTGCAGCCGAAACCCTGTTTTCCAGATTGCCAATATTAG
- a CDS encoding cation diffusion facilitator family transporter, protein MTQTKLRKEKHPLFVSDEQRIKFKAAKKSTIISIVVNFFLSLWQIIIGFLAHSQGLIADGLHSLSDLLADFVVLIANKHSHKQPDADHPYGHFRYENGASLVLGTILLVVGGGMVWKAIEKMLNPAEIPDVHIIALVVALLSLIVKEGLFRYMLCVANRVNSSMLVANAWHARSDAASSLVVAIGIVGSLCGIKIFDPIAALIVGALVIKMGYKFTYQAFNDLMDKGADEQTLAAIRKQLLAMEGVIDIHDLKTRKSGDYLLVDVHLEVNGLLTVEQGHQIAVAARKKLLENPTILDVMIHIDPVEIQ, encoded by the coding sequence ATGACACAAACTAAACTCCGCAAAGAAAAACACCCACTTTTTGTTTCCGATGAGCAACGAATAAAATTTAAAGCTGCCAAAAAGAGCACTATTATTAGTATCGTTGTGAATTTTTTTCTCTCTTTATGGCAAATTATTATCGGCTTTTTGGCACACTCACAAGGTTTAATTGCTGATGGGCTTCACTCATTATCAGATTTATTAGCAGATTTTGTGGTGTTGATTGCTAATAAACATAGTCATAAGCAACCAGATGCCGATCATCCTTATGGCCATTTCCGCTATGAAAATGGAGCATCTTTAGTACTGGGAACGATTTTGCTAGTGGTTGGTGGTGGCATGGTATGGAAAGCGATTGAAAAAATGCTAAATCCAGCTGAAATTCCCGATGTGCATATTATTGCTTTGGTTGTCGCGCTATTATCACTTATTGTTAAAGAAGGTCTGTTTCGTTATATGCTTTGTGTGGCAAATAGGGTTAATTCAAGTATGTTAGTTGCTAATGCTTGGCATGCACGTTCAGACGCAGCTTCTTCCTTAGTGGTTGCTATTGGTATCGTTGGTAGTTTATGTGGTATTAAGATCTTTGATCCTATTGCGGCCTTAATTGTTGGTGCTCTGGTTATTAAAATGGGGTATAAATTTACTTATCAAGCGTTTAACGATCTGATGGATAAGGGGGCTGATGAACAGACACTTGCGGCTATCCGTAAACAGCTGTTGGCAATGGAAGGGGTGATTGATATTCATGATCTTAAGACGCGTAAATCTGGCGATTATTTGTTGGTAGATGTTCATCTTGAAGTAAATGGTCTTTTAACGGTAGAACAAGGCCATCAAATTGCTGTTGCCGCGAGAAAAAAATTACTTGAAAATCCCACTATCTTAGATGTCATGATTCATATCGATCCGGTTGAAATTCAATAA
- a CDS encoding GNAT family N-acetyltransferase, giving the protein MVIILNTPRLILREWREADRLPFFRLNSDPDVMRYFPHLLSKIQSDAFIDSIRQKFIQQQGWGLWAVEVRAQKQFIGFVGLNIPTYDLPFVPCIEIGWRLAKPFWRQGLAYEAAHHVLDFAFLQQQMQEIVSFTAKINHPSECLMKKLAMEKDAHNFLHPALPSAHPLEEHILYRLNQQQWLKKRAN; this is encoded by the coding sequence ATGGTTATTATCTTAAACACTCCTCGTCTAATATTAAGGGAATGGCGAGAAGCGGATCGACTCCCTTTCTTTCGTCTTAATAGCGATCCTGATGTTATGCGTTATTTCCCACACTTACTTTCAAAAATACAAAGTGATGCATTCATTGACAGTATTAGGCAAAAGTTTATCCAACAGCAAGGTTGGGGATTGTGGGCAGTAGAGGTACGAGCACAGAAACAATTTATTGGTTTTGTTGGACTTAATATTCCTACTTATGATCTGCCTTTTGTACCTTGCATTGAAATTGGTTGGCGCCTTGCTAAGCCATTTTGGCGGCAAGGCTTGGCTTATGAAGCCGCCCATCACGTATTAGATTTTGCTTTTCTACAGCAACAAATGCAGGAAATTGTCTCTTTTACCGCTAAGATTAATCATCCCTCTGAATGTTTGATGAAAAAATTAGCCATGGAAAAAGATGCGCATAATTTTCTACATCCGGCGTTACCATCGGCTCATCCCTTAGAGGAACATATCCTTTATCGGCTCAATCAGCAGCAATGGTTAAAAAAGCGCGCTAATTGA
- a CDS encoding polymer-forming cytoskeletal protein, with the protein MFRNKKSDTSNTNIFVMKGDKKSDPKQKDVTIISEESFFKGNITISGDIHVWGHIKGNVTVTEGTIHIMQGGKIEGEIEAPDMIIDGLVDGACLGSNLDILEHGELRGISRVSHMSIKRGGIFIGQSEKIEHHSEKVIKLETIEELPKSK; encoded by the coding sequence ATGTTTAGAAATAAAAAGTCAGATACTTCAAATACAAATATATTTGTGATGAAAGGTGATAAAAAAAGCGATCCTAAACAAAAAGATGTAACAATTATTTCAGAAGAGAGCTTTTTTAAAGGTAACATTACTATTTCAGGTGATATTCATGTCTGGGGACATATTAAAGGTAATGTCACAGTGACGGAAGGGACAATTCACATTATGCAGGGCGGCAAAATTGAAGGTGAAATTGAAGCACCTGATATGATTATTGATGGTTTAGTTGATGGGGCTTGCTTGGGAAGTAATCTAGATATTCTTGAACATGGCGAATTGCGTGGGATCAGTCGTGTCAGTCATATGTCAATTAAGCGTGGTGGCATATTTATTGGTCAGTCTGAAAAAATTGAGCATCACTCTGAAAAAGTGATTAAATTAGAAACCATTGAAGAACTACCTAAAAGTAAATAA